gttttagtTGAACCTAATATTTCTTAAGagatttttcgaaaaattattatcttattatcttatcgaatttgatgattttttacaaaagtcAAGTCGGGactgaaaaattttattattttaaaaaatttattaatttatagaagttTTGTGTATGTTTATCCCAGTCCCATATATTCATCCTTTGTCTACAGTTGCCcaaagaaaatgatgatgaaaaGGTGGCAAACAAAGCGCAGCTTTCTTGGAAATCTGGGAAATAAAGTTTGTCAGCAAGAGGAATAGGGGGAGTGCtctattattatgtaatacaTAATGATTTCTTGGAGTTGTGTCGCCCTACTTTTTAGATTATTGAGACATCAAAAATAAACGTGGGGtttcacttttaattattataaagtgATTTGCTTTCGAGTTGCATTGgaattccttttctttttttaattttttattacaacaaGAATCAAATAGAAGGTCCAGAGTAACGATTTTGAGGATTCATGTTTATATTAGGACAAGAAATTTGGACAGATTTtctttaactaatttttagggataattacacttcaaatttttcaagtttaatgtattttttgtgatttaaataGTACGTCTGAAATTTTGATTCCACCTAACAAATAAGtactttttttagttaaaatttatcgaatttgttaatattaacaaaataaaaataaaaattaatatttattctcaattaacttattagtGATTTATGGCagccaaataaatatttctacaACCAAATTATCATaacatgttaatgcatgtaaagAGGTATATGTTCACAATTATAGGAAtagtttagttagaaaatttttgtttgacaaTGCAGTAAGCCAGTAATAAGTGGataaacatcaatttttattttagtttttttgttattatcaaaaaatccagttaattttaactaacagatGGACcttttgttagataaaagcaAACCTCAGAAATATTAGacgtaattttccaaaccaccaaaaatttaaatgtaattacactaaatttcgAAAACACTAAAAACCGGTAAAATGTGAACAATGCTGTGACAATAGACGGCTTATTCTGTGGACGAATCCGAATCTATTGTCTGCACCAGCGGGGGGGTGACTTGTGCCGAATTCTGGCCAGGTGCGTTTAAATCTCCACACCTTCCACGGATTTCTCTGTATTCTTGACATAGGGCGCATAAATGGCAGAAGAAATGAGTGCAGAAGTCTCCGCAGGGGACCTCCTGTAGTGCAGAATccatgaaaaatgaagaaaattaagCCCTCTCTTTGTTGAGGAAAGGAGAAGCAAGTATCAACATGGAAAGCTGATTATCAACTTCATGGTGAAGAgatcataataaaatagagtAGAACCACAAACTACTAGCAGCAAGTTGAGATGTGACTATCAGGTAGAAGTTAAAGCCAGTAATTTTAACTGGTTTAACTACAGCGATTATAATGGAATCAGTCTATTTTAACAGCTACAGCCAGACTGCAGTCATTATTGTTAGTGACCATACAAGTGCAATTTGAAATTCgagtatgaaaattttgtggcTTCAAACTTCATATATTATCATCTAAAGCTTTATACAATAAGCTCAGCATGTAAATATGTACTATTTGATGTCGAACACAAACAAGTCGTGGTTATGTAATCTTAAAGCACATCCAATAGCATTACACTCTAAAAATGGAAAGCAAATAAGCAGACACTTGAAACAGAATCAGTGATGAGTGTATTATGGACATAACATAGGTggtgtgaaaatatacctgCAGATTGTACTTTGACCTTATTGTCCTTCGGTATCCACATGCATATGGTGCAATGAAGCATCCGGCCAATCCGAAAGAAACGCCTTCAGTCAACAAGCAGCATAATGCATTAACAAGAgtgcacaaaataaaatgtgtcATACAAGATCCCCCTAGAGTTCCAGATCCCAGAAACTCTGCATTTCttccaaaaatataagatgGGCAACAAAATCCCATACAACCTGAACAGGAAAAAAAGAGCAGCTGGTTAGGACAAGTAAACGATATCATCAGGCACCCAATGACAAGTTAGAGTAGAATATAGCATTGAAATATTAGCTCTTGCCACCACTATGCTTGAATAGTATATGTCACACGAACACACATAGAACTTGCGAGAGAAATTTTTGTCCCCGTACTAAAATTAACCTGTACAGATTTCCTGAAAAGATTACAATCAGTAATGAAGAAAACCCAGTACTGACTTCTATAAAAGATTACTGATAACCAAAACATAAGATGTTGTATTCAATCGCAATGGTCATTATCTGACATCTTTTATGTGATAAAGCAAGACATAAATAACAGCATTTATCATTGCTTAGTTATCTGTCAACATACAATTTTGTAGGACAAGATTCTAGCAAATCACAAACATAGGATGGTCCTGATAATGTTTCTTATACTAATCAAAGAAGCACCTTTCGTTCACTTTTTTTGCTTCTGATAAATCAAGATCACAAAGCAGAAAGTAGCGTACAGCTCTGTATATCATCGAAACAAGCACAAATTCCAGAAGACCACTGCCCCGTGTTGTAATTAATGTCCGGTTGAAGAGGTGTGGCATCCTCGGGGGGTACTGGATCTACTTCTGCATCTAGGGGAACATAAATTGGTGCGGCATAACTGGTTTTGGCCACCATTTTTCTGGAAAGAAATAAGATGTTGCAGCTCAAGAGTCTTTTTCAACAGCTTGCGCATCAACCTGCAGCAAGATCCCAGAGAGAGTACGATGCAAACTGCTTTCCATCAAATTCCACAAACCACTGCAAAAGTTTTATGAGTCACCATCCATTCATTACACcagaaaagtgaaaattagTTAACGGATATACACACGACAATCTTGTTTTTATGAACTGGTGAAGCAAAAATCCCAATGAGCAAAAGCCTTTACAAGAAAGTTCCATGCAAGAATTTCGGGCCAGTTTAGGCACTCTTGAATTCTCACATTAGAATTATGAGGGGAACAACTCCTCATTCTACTTCACTAATCAgataatttctgcaattatattGTAAGACtcataataattttgacattAGCTCCACCACTACCAAAATTAAGCATGCAGGGAAGAAGAACTAAGATCTGAAATAACAAAAACCCAGACATCTCAAACGCAGCATATGGTAATATGCAACCGCTTCTTCCACCAGAAAGCTTAACCAAGCTTCACAGAAAGTTCCACATCTTCAACTACTTCTTTCTTCCATAAACATCTCAAATAAAAGCCTTCAATCCCAATTGCAGATATCGATACCCTCCGGCAACGCATTGCAGATGATGCTCATACCCAATGCACAATGCCCACACATgccattaaattcaaattcagacCATCTACTAAAAAGTCCAACTCTGTAAATTCTAGAATGATCAATAACAGTTACCAATAATTATGGACAAAAACGAATCCTACAAGAACTCAACCGGGATCATTAACCGCGACGGTTTGCAACAGTTTTCATCAGTTCAGGATTATAATCAAAACGTTATCACACAATAATCAAATGTAAAACAAAGGGATTGGGATTCAACATAGATAAAGCTCTCGAATTACAGAATATCAACGAACCAGGAACAATGACATACGAAATCACAAATACACGCACAAAACTGAACAGGCTAATTCACATTCAAAACCATTACCGAATCAGCTAATGAAGGTCATCATGATTTTGAAATCAATCACAAATCAGAGCAATTGAACGTGAGTACCAACCTGAGGGGAGGGAACTGTAGGAGAATTGATAAAAAGCGGGGAACTTTTACAATCAGTCCGAACTAAAATCGGTGGATGGAAAGGTATAAAGCGCAGGTTTGTTGTCATAAAGTCGTGTTCCTGGTCAAGaccaatattttgaaaatcggATCGatgattgaatttaataatttattgaattatcgATTCCATAAATTGATTGaccacaaatatatatatatagatatatatatatttatagtatatcgctttattatatatcaatatttattttatatatatcgctatattatatatcaattgtttaaataaatacaagttataacaataatttataaaaatagtacgatttttaaataaatacaatttataacaatttaacaATAGAAATCCTCAAACCTTTTGGAggaaacaaattaaatcaaaattcaaactaacaaaaatttaattccaaaaatTTCTCAATGCTTGGATGCTTTGTTGCTTCCTCTTTGGAGTCCAAGTACTTTATTCTTGTGAAAGATAAATCACGATCCGATTCATAATGATAGAATTAGGGGATATAGCTTTAATCTtctattaaaagaaaaatagggagttttataattttggtcttgttcaaattaaaattcataatttggtactataactttaaaaaattatggtaattttagtcctttccAGTTAATTTGgccgaatttttttttcgttaaatctaaatttcattaaacagAAAAAAGTGCAAGAGTACAGTACAATTATGAATCATTATGAAGCTTCATCCCCGAACAAACTAAGGGATCCGCCATAAGTGATATAGACCATATGAGCTAACAGAAAATGGTAGTTCAGCACTAATAATCTATTGTCTAACATCATCAAGAATAGTATTAGAAAGTGTATGTGCATCGCGGTGCACGTTCTCAAATTGGTGCCGATTGCGCTCCATCCAAATGTGATAGACCAAAGAGGCAAGTGATGCTCTATAGGTCGCATTAATAACATGTTTCCCTCTTCATCTCGTCGACGCCCATGTAACATCTATAACCAAGAACGGTTATGCCAAGAAACTCGCATATGACGCTGAATCTCTGCTAAGCAGTGCCGAGAATACCGATATAGGAAGAATAGGTGGTTGTGCGTTTTTAGAGAGTCATCTTCATACAAGATACAAGAGGTGCCAAAGTGAGAAAGCCACGGCTTGTCCAATGTGGATAGGCTATCGAGAATAGCCAACCGAAGCACAAAGGTGtgtcttgaaattttgaaggGTCCTAAAAGTAGTGAAAACCATCCTACAGGGGGCCCTGGTAGGAATAAAATGCGAACCAATGAACCACAGAATTTGATCTGAGCCACCATGCATAATTGGTAGCTGATGTAGAATCTCCACGCCCCTCCTGGACGTAGTGTTGATCGGCCAACAGCATTACTCATCCACGATAACCGAATTAACAGTAGCACTATGCAGTGTATTAGTAAGGGTAGGCCCCCTTGAAAATAACAGAATAAGTGGGTCTAGGCTATGCATGGATCATGCCATAGAGAGAATGAAGCATTATCACCAATCCGATACTCGATAAGAGGTCATAGAAAAGGACGGAGGCGAAGAAGCTTCCTCCAACCCCACGAACCCCCATGTTCAGCGACTGTCCATATTAAATTCTCATGTAACCGAGCACGACGAATCCATTCCACCTATATGGAAGTCCAATCACATCGAATAGGATCACACAATCGTTTGCATATCAATGCACGGTTAAGAGTGGCAACATCACGAAGTCCTTGCCCCCCTTCAAGAACCGGCCGACATACATCTGCCGAAGCAACCTTAGAATAGCCAACAATGGTCATTCCCTTCCATAAAAAACCCCAGAGccatttctcaatttttcgTATGACGCCCTTGGGGAATATGAATGGAGAAGCCTAATAAATACTCAACGTCGTAAGAACAAATGTGATGATCTGAagccgcccagcatatgacaGAGTTATGCCCTCCCAACCCTTGATATGCTTCTCAATTTTCAGCAACAGAGGGTGACAGTCGGCAATTGTCAAACGTGACGCTAGAAGTGGTACtcccaaatatttcattgGTAGGTGCCCTTCTCGGAATGCAAGTAATTCAAGTAGCTGATCCCGATACCCTTTCGCAGATCGGGAAATAATTGGGTGACTCTTCTGCTCACTAACTCGAAGGCCAGATAACGTAGTAAACCGGTCCAATCCCTACTTAAATCACTAACAGATGCCACATCCGCTTTGCAAAATAATAGAAGATCATCGGCAAAGCCCAACTGAAATAGTTGTAATGATTCACATTTTCCAATGGAATGTGAATCACAAATCCTGCTCAATATATTAGTTTAGGATCAAGTTCAGTACCTCCATGaccaatacaaataaataagggGACAGTGGGTCACCCTGCCACAAGCCCCTTACTCCCATGAAGAACCTGTGTGGTTGATCATTAAGTACCACCGAAAAAGCCGTGGTAGTGATACACACATCAATCCACTAGATAAAGAGGGGCGAAAATCCAAACATCCAGAGCACGCTTGTTAGAAAATTCCATTCaacagtatcatatgccttacTCTGATCCACCTTCAAAGCACACCTCAGTGGAAACCGCTTCTGATTATAACCCGTGAATAGTTCCTGAGCTAGCGGAATATTGTCCCCAATAGAGCGACCAGGGACAAATTCACTCTAAGAGGGACTAATAATCTTATCCAACACACTGCTCAGTCATCATACTAGTATTTTTATGATAGCTTTGTAGAGAACATTACTGCACGatattggatgaaaatcaACAACAAGAGTGATGTTGTGTACTTTTGGGATGAGAGCAAGTAGCATAGTATTCACTTGCTTTAAGAGTTTTCCCATGGCAAAGAACTGAAGGATCGGCCGAGTAACTTCCTTACCTACAACGGACCATGCCGCTTTATAGAATCATGAAAAATAGTCATTCAGGCCCGACGCCTTATCCTTTGCAATATCAAAGATGGtattttaacttcatcagGGGTTACCGGATTGGTGAGCTTGCTGCCATCCTCCTCAGTAACCACATATCTCGCCCACAAACGGAGATAACCTAAATCCATGTGCCTAGTGCATCGTTCCCCTCCTAGGAGAGTCTGATAGTAAGAGATAAATTCCTGAACCACCTCCTCCTAATTCATGTACGTGTGCCCTTGTgcatcattaatttgaaaaatgtgtTTCGCGACGCGTCGTTGTGCTATTTCTCGAAAAACACCCGAGAACATTGATTCCCTCATTTGAGCCATTGAAGTTTGGCCCGTTATTGCAGCATGACTTGTTCAAGTTACGGGTGTCCAAATCGGTTAATCGAACCAAAAACCGAACCAAATGTCTTTGATTCGGTTCGGTTAAAACCGAACCCGAATTCAGTTTTTCGGTttaaaaatcgaaaaaaaaaaccatttttttttcttttttttaaaataatatattttgatattttaagcCGAAATTGTGAAAAGGGAAAATTTCATTGACAGCAACAATGCCAAGAATCCGAAAACAGGGAAAATaacaacatattttttaacttaggCATTTTATCAAACACCTTTAAAGCAAAATtgtaagttaaaatttttcattttttgtaagaGTCGAAGAGACTAAAACTAGAAAACCTACCTGTCATGACTCGTCTGAGGTCGTCTCAGTCGTCACCGATGCCAAGGTCCAAGagtctctctttctttctttcttttctttctctgttttGTAACTTCTTCAGTGTTTCTCACTTTCTCTTCTCTTGTTTGTCTTATTCTTATtctatatattactaatataattatataatagtaataaaaataaaatatattttattatttaaaaaattcagttttTCGGTTCGGTTCGATCATCGAAACAGTGACCAAAAATCGAACCAAAAAATcgaaatttttttagagaaaaaccGAACTGAATTTTCGGTTCGGTTCGATTTGGCCGGTTTTTCAGTTTTCTGCACACCCCTAGTTCAAGTCTCGTGGCTTTGGCAAGCACCAATCTACAACAGTGttcaaacaacaataaaagaCCATTATGTCCCATGTTCACCAACTTTTTAGCAGTAGCAAGGAATTCCTTGGCGAGCTTGACATTGAGCAACAGGTCCCCTTATTCTTCCGTTATTGGCGAAAAACAGGTTTCAAAGCTTTCAACTTTCGCGTGACCGTGAACATGGGTA
This Sesamum indicum cultivar Zhongzhi No. 13 linkage group LG5, S_indicum_v1.0, whole genome shotgun sequence DNA region includes the following protein-coding sequences:
- the LOC105162723 gene encoding cell number regulator 5; this translates as MVAKTSYAAPIYVPLDAEVDPVPPEDATPLQPDINYNTGQWSSGICACFDDIQSCCMGFCCPSYIFGRNAEFLGSGTLGGSCMTHFILCTLVNALCCLLTEGVSFGLAGCFIAPYACGYRRTIRSKYNLQEVPCGDFCTHFFCHLCALCQEYREIRGRCGDLNAPGQNSAQVTPPLVQTIDSDSSTE